In Fimbriiglobus ruber, a single genomic region encodes these proteins:
- the cas1 gene encoding CRISPR-associated endonuclease Cas1, with product MSRRVTSVQVPVAHLVGPGQLKMINGHLAFKRQGDGPLRLDPTALTVVCCYGDVSVTGAALDLLFRHRVDTAWFTPAGARCRGRLAGTDARTTGTRVRQHRVFASAVHRRDWARLVVAGKIETMATAARRYQRNQVSTGTLLTDLGAIAEQVPAAETADAVRGLEGAASAAWFRFLGGLFRPPWAFTTRSRRPPADPVNALLSLGYTWLLNRATAGLEAGGYEPQLGGLHEYRAGRPSLSCDLIEPLRVPAVDRWVVGACGQDEIAPDQFVVEESGGFRLQPKAFGTAVYLWEKSWQEAGADDTLREWIAALATFLRERSDPTDESESPDL from the coding sequence ATGTCTCGCCGCGTGACCAGCGTCCAGGTTCCGGTCGCCCACCTCGTCGGGCCCGGGCAGTTGAAGATGATTAACGGGCACCTGGCGTTCAAGCGGCAGGGGGACGGCCCCCTGCGGCTCGACCCGACGGCCCTCACCGTCGTCTGCTGCTACGGCGACGTGTCGGTCACCGGGGCGGCGCTCGACCTGTTGTTCCGCCACCGGGTCGACACCGCCTGGTTCACCCCGGCCGGCGCCCGGTGCCGCGGCCGGCTCGCCGGGACCGACGCCCGGACGACCGGCACCCGGGTGCGGCAGCACCGGGTGTTCGCCAGTGCGGTCCACCGCCGCGACTGGGCCCGGCTCGTCGTGGCCGGGAAGATCGAGACGATGGCGACGGCCGCCCGCCGGTATCAGCGGAACCAGGTTTCGACCGGAACGCTCCTGACCGACCTGGGCGCGATCGCCGAACAAGTTCCGGCGGCCGAAACGGCGGACGCGGTCCGCGGGCTGGAGGGGGCGGCGTCGGCCGCGTGGTTCCGGTTCCTGGGCGGGCTGTTCCGGCCGCCGTGGGCGTTCACCACCCGGTCCCGCCGGCCGCCGGCGGACCCGGTGAACGCGCTGCTCAGCCTCGGGTACACGTGGCTGCTCAACCGGGCGACGGCCGGGCTCGAGGCGGGCGGGTATGAGCCGCAACTCGGCGGGTTGCACGAGTACCGGGCCGGGCGCCCGTCTCTCTCGTGCGACCTGATCGAGCCGCTGCGCGTGCCGGCCGTGGACCGCTGGGTGGTGGGAGCGTGTGGCCAGGACGAGATCGCGCCGGACCAGTTCGTGGTGGAGGAATCGGGCGGCTTTCGTCTGCAACCGAAAGCCTTCGGCACGGCGGTTTATTTGTGGGAAAAATCCTGGCAGGAAGCCGGAGCCGACGATACTCTTCGGGAGT